A genomic stretch from Mya arenaria isolate MELC-2E11 chromosome 10, ASM2691426v1 includes:
- the LOC128205627 gene encoding cell death abnormality protein 1-like isoform X2: MKMTGGTTMIAFRTLLLTLIFQALCQDYSPYSCSYKCKKSMCDLHGNCLECADQNFTGSTCDRCIEGKYGYQCDLNCPLRCLSCDSATKCSSCKKGFNGLTCSVKMECPDNCYNDACLSSGICESCKNGFFGHYCNMFCSENCKYSTCSQDGTCINGCKEGFSGARCEQKNCPVNCNRNNRCFGCYVSYFGPSCSLTCSLCKDNECSEHHLKAVKCVSPDGGFIGCIQAYGQFILECETGYQWTNAGCIDASDVSPIDKDNGDAAGTFGAAIGGVVGGGVSLLAIALAIGMFIRMWRRRRKDSNGGIEGGSYV; this comes from the exons ATGAAGATGACAGGTGGAACGACCATGATTGCATTCAGAACACTTCTTCTGACATTAA TTTTTCAGGCGTTGTGCCAAGACTATTCCCCGTACTCCTGCAGTTATAAGTGCAAAAAATCAATGTGCGACTTACATGGAAATTGCCTGGAATGTGCTGACCAAAATTTCACTGGTAGTACATGTGATAGATGCATTGAAGGAAAATATGGGTATCAGTGTGACTTAAATTGCCCGCTAAGATGTTTATCTTGTGATTCTGCAACTAAATGTAGTTCATGTAAAAAAGGGTTTAATGGTCTCACGTGCTCCGTGAAGATGGAATGCCCTGATAATTGCTACAACGATGCTTGTTTAAGCTCGGGTATATGTGAATCATGCAAGAACGGATTCTTTGGGcattattgcaatatgttttgttcAGAAAATTGCAAATACAGTACTTGCTCTCAGGATGGTACTTGTATTAACGGCTGTAAGGAAGGATTTAGTGGAGCAAGATGTGAACAAAAGAATTGTCCTGTTAATTGCAATCGAAACAATAGGTGCTTTGGATGTTATGTTAGTTATTTCGGGCCTTCATGTTCTCTTACCTGTAGCTTGTGTAAAGATAACGAATGCTCAGAACACCATCTTAAAGCCGTGAAATGTGTCTCTCCTGACGGTGGATTTATTGGTTGCATTCAAGCGTACGGCCAATTCATACTTGAATGTGAGACTGGGTACCAATGGACAAATGCAGGATGTATTGATG CATCCGACGTAAGCCCAATCGATAAAGACAATGGTGACGCTGCTGGAACGTTTGGAGCAGCAATAGGTGgcgttgttggtggtggtgtctCCCTTCTCGCAATTGCCCTTGCCATCGGGATGTTCATCCGTATGTGGAG AAGACGAAGAAAGGACAGTAACGGCGGCATAGAAGGAGGTTCGTATGTGTAA
- the LOC128205627 gene encoding uncharacterized protein LOC128205627 isoform X3, producing MKMTGGTTMIAFRTLLLTLTSDVSPIDKDNGDAAGTFGAAIGGVVGGGVSLLAIALAIGMFIRMWRRRRKDSNGGIEGDARADEEARTYEPLQKRTEQPIYQNANDNGTDNYAVLFADTNF from the exons ATGAAGATGACAGGTGGAACGACCATGATTGCATTCAGAACACTTCTTCTGACATTAA CATCCGACGTAAGCCCAATCGATAAAGACAATGGTGACGCTGCTGGAACGTTTGGAGCAGCAATAGGTGgcgttgttggtggtggtgtctCCCTTCTCGCAATTGCCCTTGCCATCGGGATGTTCATCCGTATGTGGAG AAGACGAAGAAAGGACAGTAACGGCGGCATAGAAGGAG ACGCTCGAGCAGACGAAGAAGCTAGAACATACGAACCGCTACAAAAACGGACAGAACAACCAATTTACCAGAATGCCAATGACAATGGCACTGACAATTATGCGGTGTTGTTTGCTGATACAAATTTTTAA
- the LOC128205627 gene encoding cell death abnormality protein 1-like isoform X1: MKMTGGTTMIAFRTLLLTLIFQALCQDYSPYSCSYKCKKSMCDLHGNCLECADQNFTGSTCDRCIEGKYGYQCDLNCPLRCLSCDSATKCSSCKKGFNGLTCSVKMECPDNCYNDACLSSGICESCKNGFFGHYCNMFCSENCKYSTCSQDGTCINGCKEGFSGARCEQKNCPVNCNRNNRCFGCYVSYFGPSCSLTCSLCKDNECSEHHLKAVKCVSPDGGFIGCIQAYGQFILECETGYQWTNAGCIDASDVSPIDKDNGDAAGTFGAAIGGVVGGGVSLLAIALAIGMFIRMWRRRRKDSNGGIEGDARADEEARTYEPLQKRTEQPIYQNANDNGTDNYAVLFADTNF; the protein is encoded by the exons ATGAAGATGACAGGTGGAACGACCATGATTGCATTCAGAACACTTCTTCTGACATTAA TTTTTCAGGCGTTGTGCCAAGACTATTCCCCGTACTCCTGCAGTTATAAGTGCAAAAAATCAATGTGCGACTTACATGGAAATTGCCTGGAATGTGCTGACCAAAATTTCACTGGTAGTACATGTGATAGATGCATTGAAGGAAAATATGGGTATCAGTGTGACTTAAATTGCCCGCTAAGATGTTTATCTTGTGATTCTGCAACTAAATGTAGTTCATGTAAAAAAGGGTTTAATGGTCTCACGTGCTCCGTGAAGATGGAATGCCCTGATAATTGCTACAACGATGCTTGTTTAAGCTCGGGTATATGTGAATCATGCAAGAACGGATTCTTTGGGcattattgcaatatgttttgttcAGAAAATTGCAAATACAGTACTTGCTCTCAGGATGGTACTTGTATTAACGGCTGTAAGGAAGGATTTAGTGGAGCAAGATGTGAACAAAAGAATTGTCCTGTTAATTGCAATCGAAACAATAGGTGCTTTGGATGTTATGTTAGTTATTTCGGGCCTTCATGTTCTCTTACCTGTAGCTTGTGTAAAGATAACGAATGCTCAGAACACCATCTTAAAGCCGTGAAATGTGTCTCTCCTGACGGTGGATTTATTGGTTGCATTCAAGCGTACGGCCAATTCATACTTGAATGTGAGACTGGGTACCAATGGACAAATGCAGGATGTATTGATG CATCCGACGTAAGCCCAATCGATAAAGACAATGGTGACGCTGCTGGAACGTTTGGAGCAGCAATAGGTGgcgttgttggtggtggtgtctCCCTTCTCGCAATTGCCCTTGCCATCGGGATGTTCATCCGTATGTGGAG AAGACGAAGAAAGGACAGTAACGGCGGCATAGAAGGAG ACGCTCGAGCAGACGAAGAAGCTAGAACATACGAACCGCTACAAAAACGGACAGAACAACCAATTTACCAGAATGCCAATGACAATGGCACTGACAATTATGCGGTGTTGTTTGCTGATACAAATTTTTAA
- the LOC128204480 gene encoding uncharacterized protein DDB_G0271670-like — SSSSSSSSSSSSSSSSSSSSSSSNSSSSSSSSSSSSSSSSSSKSSSSSSSSSSSSSSSSSSSSSSSSSSSSSSSSSCSSSSSSSSSSSSSSSSRSRSSSSSSSSSSSSSSSSCCSSSSSSSSSSSSSSSSSSSSRSSSSSSSSSSSISSSSRSSSRSSSRGSGSSSSSSSSSSSSSSSRSSSSRSSSSSSSNVTDTARKIENLPN, encoded by the exons agtagtagtagtagtagtagtagtagtagtagtagtagtagtagtagtagtagtagtagtagtagtagtaatagtagtagtagtagtagtagtagtagtagtagtagtagtagtagtagtagtagtaaaagtagtagtagtagtagtagtagcagtagtagtagtagtagtagtagtagtagtagtagtagtagtagtagtagtagtagtagtagtagtagtagtagttgtagtagtagtagtagtagtagtagtagtagtagtagtagtagtagtagtagaagtagaagtagtagtagtagtagtagtagtagtagtagtagtagtagtagtagttgttgtagtagtagcagtagtagtagtagtagtagtagtagtagtagtagtagtagtagtagtagtagaagtagtagtagtagtagtagtagtagtagtagtattagtagtagtagtagaagtagtagtagaagtagtagtagaggtagtggtagtagtagtagtagtagtagtagtagtagtagtagtagtagtagtagaagtagtagtagtagaagtagtagtagtagtagtagtaatg TAACTGATACAGCTCGGAAGATTGAAAACCTACCAAACTGA